In Deinococcus malanensis, one DNA window encodes the following:
- a CDS encoding DUF11 domain-containing protein translates to MKKRTTFLLSVCLLGAAAAQSTKAGTTVTNQAAATFKNTTGQSLPAVLSRTVTSTVLPMPGFDTVYRDGRDGRTIGNSATGPLPAGYEADVRPGGELLTPYTLVNSGNTDQVVTLTSVATGSPSTGHAVAYYLDTDGDGLLSAPERAAGPVTRVALRWNDPGTPADEGLSPVIQVLQVPAIAPAGSVYAASPAATGQLLRDRTPVTVQENATQLELQFSRAVVKVDPPVCAVSVTPDGTVTAPGQMHTALPGSSGLFSYTLRNDGQTAVDVPVRGTVLPGSAALPDVQVVLDSNRNGQADAGEGAVHSVRLAVNQTAHLLLVIGRVPVAGDVNVNLTASCPDGTQDGNNVALLRVGSLGLTKTVDRPVVVIGDRLTYTLALTNRFPGTTLHDIKVTDTPQAGLSYIPGTSSLNGQPIADPVAQNGALIWTVPSLADGTSATIAYAMRVSPVAGTEVRNTVTAQGRTVSGASAAFASAQAAATAKVQGPLNFAPVGDIVGRVFIDTNGNRMFDAGVDTAVPLARILLAGGREVRTDAQGRYSFTNVAMGTHALRLDPASVPFRPLPTPDDGGLSGTRTVQVRGLSTVDFPLGAPVSLVSATRQISVTLESVTLDKTVTLESGSYLVQVKARNTGPAGGASITDPLPPGALLSAGSNTWTGMLPPGDTTFSYRFTWTGNPGDVTTIPSLTWRK, encoded by the coding sequence GTGAAGAAGCGAACCACCTTTCTCCTCAGTGTCTGTCTGCTGGGCGCTGCTGCGGCGCAGAGCACCAAGGCCGGCACGACTGTGACTAACCAGGCCGCGGCCACCTTCAAGAACACCACAGGCCAGAGTCTCCCAGCAGTCCTGTCGCGCACAGTGACCTCGACTGTCCTGCCCATGCCAGGGTTCGATACGGTGTACCGCGACGGGCGCGACGGGCGCACCATCGGCAACAGTGCCACGGGCCCGTTACCTGCCGGCTACGAGGCCGACGTCAGACCTGGCGGCGAACTGCTGACCCCCTATACCCTAGTCAACTCCGGCAACACGGATCAGGTCGTGACCCTGACCAGCGTGGCGACCGGCAGTCCAAGCACTGGTCATGCCGTGGCCTATTACCTCGACACTGACGGTGACGGCCTGCTGTCGGCGCCGGAACGTGCCGCCGGCCCGGTGACCCGCGTGGCCCTCCGCTGGAATGACCCTGGGACCCCAGCCGACGAGGGCCTGAGTCCAGTTATCCAGGTGCTTCAGGTCCCGGCTATCGCCCCGGCGGGCAGCGTATACGCGGCCAGTCCCGCTGCGACCGGCCAGTTGCTGCGAGACCGGACTCCCGTGACCGTGCAGGAAAATGCCACGCAGCTGGAATTGCAGTTCAGTCGCGCCGTCGTGAAGGTGGACCCTCCCGTCTGCGCTGTCTCGGTTACCCCGGACGGAACCGTCACCGCCCCCGGCCAGATGCACACCGCGCTGCCCGGCAGTAGCGGCTTATTTTCATATACCCTGCGCAACGATGGCCAGACAGCGGTGGACGTGCCCGTCCGGGGCACCGTGCTGCCGGGCAGCGCGGCCCTGCCCGATGTCCAGGTCGTGCTTGACAGCAACCGCAACGGACAGGCCGACGCCGGCGAGGGAGCCGTGCACAGCGTGCGGCTCGCAGTCAATCAGACTGCCCACCTGCTGCTGGTGATCGGCCGCGTGCCCGTAGCCGGCGACGTGAACGTCAACCTCACCGCCTCGTGCCCGGACGGCACGCAGGACGGCAACAATGTCGCGCTGCTGCGCGTAGGCTCGCTGGGCCTGACCAAGACGGTAGACCGTCCGGTCGTGGTCATCGGTGACCGCCTGACCTATACCCTGGCCCTCACCAACCGCTTTCCCGGCACGACCCTTCATGACATCAAGGTCACCGATACCCCGCAGGCAGGTCTGTCCTACATCCCGGGCACCAGCAGCCTGAACGGCCAACCGATCGCCGACCCAGTAGCCCAGAATGGGGCCCTGATCTGGACGGTGCCCAGTCTGGCCGACGGGACGAGCGCCACCATCGCATACGCCATGCGGGTTTCACCTGTGGCTGGCACCGAGGTGCGCAACACCGTGACCGCGCAGGGCCGCACGGTCAGTGGCGCTTCGGCCGCCTTCGCCTCAGCCCAGGCGGCGGCCACCGCCAAGGTTCAGGGCCCCCTGAACTTCGCGCCGGTGGGCGACATTGTCGGGCGCGTCTTTATCGACACCAACGGCAACCGCATGTTCGACGCAGGCGTCGACACAGCTGTCCCCCTCGCCCGCATTCTGCTCGCCGGAGGGCGCGAGGTGCGTACTGACGCACAGGGCCGCTATAGCTTCACCAATGTCGCGATGGGCACCCACGCCCTGCGCCTCGACCCCGCCAGCGTGCCCTTCCGCCCCCTGCCCACCCCGGACGACGGTGGCCTCAGCGGCACCCGCACGGTTCAGGTGCGCGGCCTGAGCACCGTGGACTTCCCCCTGGGCGCCCCGGTCAGCCTGGTCAGCGCCACGCGCCAGATCAGCGTGACCCTCGAGAGTGTCACCCTGGACAAGACCGTGACGCTCGAGAGTGGCTCCTACCTCGTGCAGGTGAAGGCACGCAACACTGGCCCCGCTGGTGGGGCCAGCATCACCGACCCGCTGCCCCCCGGCGCCCTCCTGAGCGCGGGCAGCAACACCTGGACCGGCATGCTGCCTCCCGGGGACACCACCTTCAGTTACCGCTTCACCTGGACAGGCAATCCTGGCGACGTAACGACCATTCCCAGCCTCACCTGGAGGAAGTGA